CGATGGATATGCTGGCGGTGGACCTGACGCCGTGCCCGCAGGCGGCTATCGGTGCCGAGGTGGAATTGTGGGGGCGGCATTTGCCGGTGGATGACGTGGCCGCCGCAGCCGGTACCCTGGGGTACGAGCTGCTGACGGCATTGACGCCGCGGGTGCCGGTGGAGACCGGCGCATAAGCTCAGCCGATCCGGTTTAACTGTCCCTTTAATTGTTTACTGCGCTGCCGGGCGTGCAGCGCCAGTAAACAGCCTGCCGCCATCACCAGCGCCAGCGCCATTTTCGGCTGCAGAGGCAGCGCCATCGCCAGTAGTCCCAGCGCCGCGCCGCCGGCCATCTGTACGAAACCGACCAGCGCAGAGGCTACTCCGGCCTCGTTGGAATACGGCTCCAGCGCATAGCTGGTGGCCGGGCCCATCACAAACGCCAGCCCGGCGCAGCCGATGGCAACCGGCAGCATATAGGCCAGCCAGTGGGTTTGCGCATCGGCCGTCAGGAAGGTGATATCAAACAGCAGGGCAAGGCACCCCAGCCCCATCAGCACGCCGCCGGTGGCCAGACAAAAAGGCCGGCCGACCTTGCGAATCACCCGGTTGGCGAAGAAGCTCACCAGCATAATCCAGAAACCGTTGGCGCCGAACGCCAGGGAAAATTGCAGCGGCGTCAGGCCGGCGGTGCCCATCAGCACATTAGGCGCCAGCGACACGTAGGTGAGCGCCATGCCCATGGCCCCGGCATTGACCACGGCGAAAGAGAGAAAGCGTGACTGACGCAGGATCTGTGCGTACTGGCGTACGGGGAGTCCTTTTACCGGCCGCGTATCCGCCGGGCGGGTTTCCGGCAGGCGCAGAGCGATCAGCACGAAGACCAGCAGCGCGTAGCCGACCAGGAACCAGAAAGGGGCGCGCCAGCCAAACGCTTCCGCCAGTAATCCGCCCAACAGCGGCGCCAGCGCCGGGATAATATTCAGCGTACCGTTGAGGAAACCAAAGGCGCGCGCGGCATCGTCGCCGTTCATACGGTCGCGCACGCCGCTAAACGCCACTACGGCGGTGCAGCATACCGCGATGCCCTGCAGCAGGCGTGAGGCGATAAACAGCGTCGGGCTGTTGGCCAGCGCGGCCATGGCGGCGCCGATCATATACAGGATAATGCCGGCCAGTGCGACCGGCTTGCGCCCGTAGTTGTCGACCAGCGGCCCGGCGACGATCTGCCCCAGCCCCAGCACCAGAATAAACAGTGAAATGGTGGATTGGATCACTGCTTCGCTGCTGTTCAGGCCCAGAGCGATAGCCGGTATTGCCGGCAGGTAGAGGTCGATACCCAACGGGCCCAGCAAGACCAGGCTCAGCAGGAGAAGGAGAAATTTTTGCATAATGAAAAATAGCACATCCAAGTGACAAAGTGGCTTAGGGTAGTGCCTTCGCAGTGAAATGGAAAGGGCGGTGCACCAGGTTGTTATACAGAGAGAGCGGCAGGCGCGATGCCGGCAGCGGAACAGCGCCTGTCCGGATCAGGGCAGCAGTGCGGCATCGTGGCGGAAATAGCAGTTGGCCACCACGTCGGCGACATATCTGGCCTGATGCTTGGCATCGTCCAGCGCCCGGTGCGGCGTGCCTTCGAACGGCCGTAGCTTTTTGGGATTAAAGCCGTGCAGCTCTGCCAGCGTCACCAGGGTGCGGACATCCTGCGTGTGCCAAAACTTCCACGGACAGGGCATCGCCAGCTGTTGGAAGGCGTGCTCCAGGATGGCGCAGTCAAACTCTTTGCCGTTGCCCCAGACTTTTACCGTGTCGCTGCTGTGCATATGAATAAAGCGGCTCAGGTTGGTCAGCACGCGCTTTAAGCTGTCGCTGCCGCCAAAGGCCAATTTACGCGCCTCATCGGATTGCCTGGCCCACCAGGCGACCGTGTCCAAACCGATCGTCCTGCCGTCCTGTTCTTTTTGCGGGCTGACGGCCGCTTCAAACTCCTCGCCCAGCCGACCGGTTTTCGGATCGAAAAATACGGCGGCAACCACCAGTATGACCGCGCTTGGCTTCACATCCAGCGTTTCTATATCCAACATCACATGGTGCATCAGGTTTCTCTGCTCGCCAAAAGAGAGTGACAGGATACTACAAAGCCGGCATTGCCGCGCAGCGTCAATTCCAGGCAGGCGAAAAAGGGCGAATCACGGTATGATACGCATAGGTTTTGTTGAAGGTGGCTGCCGGAGTGAGAACGCTGATCTTTATTTGTTGCATGTTGGGGTATGCGCTGGT
The nucleotide sequence above comes from Serratia rhizosphaerae. Encoded proteins:
- a CDS encoding multidrug effflux MFS transporter, whose protein sequence is MQKFLLLLLSLVLLGPLGIDLYLPAIPAIALGLNSSEAVIQSTISLFILVLGLGQIVAGPLVDNYGRKPVALAGIILYMIGAAMAALANSPTLFIASRLLQGIAVCCTAVVAFSGVRDRMNGDDAARAFGFLNGTLNIIPALAPLLGGLLAEAFGWRAPFWFLVGYALLVFVLIALRLPETRPADTRPVKGLPVRQYAQILRQSRFLSFAVVNAGAMGMALTYVSLAPNVLMGTAGLTPLQFSLAFGANGFWIMLVSFFANRVIRKVGRPFCLATGGVLMGLGCLALLFDITFLTADAQTHWLAYMLPVAIGCAGLAFVMGPATSYALEPYSNEAGVASALVGFVQMAGGAALGLLAMALPLQPKMALALVMAAGCLLALHARQRSKQLKGQLNRIG
- a CDS encoding 3'-5' exonuclease, which codes for MHHVMLDIETLDVKPSAVILVVAAVFFDPKTGRLGEEFEAAVSPQKEQDGRTIGLDTVAWWARQSDEARKLAFGGSDSLKRVLTNLSRFIHMHSSDTVKVWGNGKEFDCAILEHAFQQLAMPCPWKFWHTQDVRTLVTLAELHGFNPKKLRPFEGTPHRALDDAKHQARYVADVVANCYFRHDAALLP